One window from the genome of Diabrotica virgifera virgifera chromosome 6, PGI_DIABVI_V3a encodes:
- the LOC126886237 gene encoding uncharacterized protein LOC126886237 → MSLIADLIVKIASILGLIPNNYNDEKIREGLMKCNKAIKNIRDSMRYAKTMGEKQHLEAQMRQVKTLRNQLKVEQKKGAGLTPTKETAKHRVQWDDSLSAFNSRIRTGVISNLKHKDPGSFLVDCKALFKRRIQNALKKEAAVKVNIAFGGEFEIAQGDKMINETKYFTTSNSAIYRDTNLDEWFEKKVVEPISRDLEEFQERDSGWALKAVVNLGVNINKFTPQLGSSYIELPPQIKRKKACVNVKNDDEACFAWAIVSALYPATKDAQRVFKYPHYSDVLKLKGIQFPMTIKQIPNFEKQNNISINAYNLKKEKKNYTTLPILLTKNRKDKHINLLLIQDNYDEPPTQYHYVWIKNLSRLLSKQLSTEDGTKYFCDACLHYFRSQEQLNAHKTCCKGRSDVICDRCLQPFSSSKQLEAHTTDCVRINETAIKLPDESRKMLRFKNYRNKIKAPFAVYADLESALKRTGDPKKYQEHIPVAVGYFFKCSYDDTLSFYNSYRGKDCMKWFADELNQLAENVSTVFMCPYDINMTSQQERDFHAATHCHICEQRFSPSDKKVRDHDHMIPEHNYRGAAHEGCNINYKDAHTIPVIFHNLSGYDAHFIVNDIATHIKGPVDLLPITKEKYISFTKHIDHARIKFRFIDSFRFMASSLDKLSSYLTEYPNLNSQFLSLSEENFNLLTKKGIMPYDYIDSFQKFNETCLPPQEAFYNKLEDKPCPRRHYRRAQDVWSSFSCSNLGDYIDLYMKTDILLLADVFEQFRSSCLKTYNLDPAHYFTLPGFTWDAMLKHTKQELELLTDPDMFLFVERGIRGGLSQVCSKRRVHANNKYMESYDPSKPDSYLMYFDVNNQYGWAMSQFLPYGGFEWVDANIDVLSTPDDASEGYFLEVDLEYPQHIHDRHKDLPFCPQSLNPKTMLPPKRPREQTKLMATLHDKERYVIHYRTLKQALAHGLVLKKIHRVLKFKQSPWLKSYIVLNTNLRKAAKNEFEKNLFKLMNNAVFGKTMENVRKRVDIKLLTEWEGRYGAEARISSPLFKNATIFNENLVAVEMHRAEIWLDKPIYVGMSILDLAKTTIYDFHYGYLDRRFGENFTTCYTDTDCEIVEIREKDPYEAVKTDCHKYFDTSDYPKDNMYGIPQVNKKVLGLMKDENNGCIMTDYIGLRSKLYTTKVAITDNDIMKLRGKLIDQEYEDDEIEILIKNYGVTKKAKGVKKSVVKTKITFEDYVECLDTFTTKTASQNLIRSDKHHVYTITQSKIALSPTDDKRYHLPESYDTLPWGHYLVDNLKMDVD, encoded by the coding sequence atgTCTTTAATTGCTGATTTAATTGTTAAAATCGCATCCATCTTGGGATTAATCCCAAACAATTATAATGATGAAAAGATACGAGAAGGCCTCATGAAATGTAATAAGGCAATCAAAAATATCAGGGACTCTATGAGATATGCTAAGACAATGGGGGAGAAACAGCATTTGGAAGCCCAGATGCGGCAAGTGAAAACGCTACGAAATCAGTTAAAGGTCGAACAAAAGAAGGGGGCGGGACTGACACCTACAAAGGAGACTGCAAAGCATAGGGTACAATGGGATGACTCTTTATCTGCGTTCAACTCACGAATTCGGACTGGGGTCATCTCAAACCTTAAACACAAGGACCCTGGCAGTTTTCTAGTGGATTGCAAAGCCCTGTTCAAGCGGCGAATTCAGAACGCACTAAAGAAAGAGGCGGCCGTTAAGGTGAATATAGCATTTGGTGGAGAATTCGAGATTGCTCAAGGCGATAAGATGATCAATGAAACGAAGTACTTTACTACTTCAAACTCAGCCATATATCGGGACACGAATCTTGATGAATGGTTCGAGAAAAAAGTAGTGGAGCCCATCAGCCGAGACTTGGAAGAATTCCAAGAACGTGATTCCGGATGGGCTCTAAAGGCAGTTGTTAACCTGGGggtgaatataaacaaatttacaCCGCAACTTGGCTCCTCCTACATTGAACTTCCTCCTCAGATTAAGAGAAAAAAAGCATGCGTAAATGTCAAAAATGATGATGAGGCATGCTTTGCATGGGCAATTGTATCGGCGTTATATCCTGCTACCAAAGATGCTCAAAGAGTTTTCAAATATCCACACTATTCTGATGTATTGAAATTAAAAGGTATTCAGTTTCCAATGACCATCAAACAAATTCCTAACTttgaaaaacaaaacaatatatcCATTAACGCATATAATTtgaaaaaggagaagaagaactATACGACCCTCCCAATCTTGCTAACAAAGAACAGAAAGGATAAACATATAAATCTTCTTCTGATTCAAGATAATTATGACGAGCCGCCTACTCAGTACCATTACGTTTGGATTAAAAATTTATCCCGCCTCCTTTCCAAGCAGCTTAGCACCGAAGATGGAACAAAATATTTCTGTGATGCCTGCCTGCATTACTTTCGATCACAGGAACAGTTAAATGCTCATAAGACATGCTGCAAAGGTCGATCAGATGTTATCTGTGATAGGTGCTTACAACCGTTTTCATCATCAAAACAGCTTGAAGCGCACACCACCGATTGCGTAAGAATTAATGAAACAGCCATCAAACTGCCAGACGAGAGTAGAAAAATGCTAAGATTTAAGAATTATAGGAATAAGATTAAAGCCCCCTTCGCCGTATATGCAGATCTCGAAAGTGCATTGAAACGTACGGGAGATCCTAAGAAGTATCAGGAACATATTCCTGTAGCAGTTGGGTATTTCTTCAAATGCTCATATGATGATACTCTCTCTTTTTATAACTCTTATCGAGGAAAGGACTGCATGAAATGGTTTGCAGATGAACTTAATCAGCTTGCTGAGAATGTATCTACAGTGTTTATGTGCCCCTATGATATAAATATGACATCTCAGCAGGAAAGAGATTTTCATGCTGCCACTCATTGTCATATCTGCGAGCAGCGCTTCTCCCCCAGTGATAAGAAAGTCCGAGACCACGATCACATGATTCCTGAACATAACTACAGAGGGGCGGCCCACGAAGGGTGTAACATTAATTACAAAGATGCTCACACTATCCCAGTGATATTTCATAACCTTAGCGGGTATGACGCGCACTTCATTGTTAACGATATTGCTACGCATATCAAAGGTCCAGTAGATCTTCTTCCTATTACTAAGGAGAAATATATCTCTTTTACGAAACATATCGATCATGCTCGAATTAAATTCCGTTTTatcgatagttttcgatttatggCTTCTTCTCTCGATAAGCTCTCTTCGTATTTGACAGAATATCCTAATCTCAACTCTCAATTTTTATCACTATCTGAGGAGAATTTCAATCTTCTAACTAAGAAAGGTATTATGCCATATGATTATATCGATTCATTCCAAAAATTCAATGAAACATGTCTACCGCCCCAGGAAGCATTTTACAATAAACTTGAGGATAAACCATGTCCTCGTCGGCATTATCGTAGAGCCCAAGATGTCTGGTCTTCATTCTCCTGCTCCAATCTCGGGGATTATATCGATTTATACATGAAAACGGATATTCTCCTTCTTGCGGACGTCTTTGAGCAATTTCGATCCAGTTGTCTTAAAACATATAATCTTGACCCAGCTCATTACTTTACTCTTCCCGGCTTCACATGGGATGCAATGCTTAAGCATACAAAACAGGAACTGGAGCTTTTAACAGATCCAGATATGTTTTTGTTTGTGGAGCGTGGTATTCGTGGTGGTTTGAGTCAAGTATGCTCGAAACGTCGCGTCCACGCTAATAACAAGTATATGGAATCTTACGATCCATCAAAGCCCGACTCCTATCTCATGTATTTCGACGTTAATAATCAATATGGCTGGGCAATGTCGCAATTCCTTCCGTATGGAGGGTTCGAGTGGGTTGATGCTAACATCGATGTTCTGTCCACACCTGACGATGCTTCTGAAGGGTACTTCCTCGAGGTCGATCTGGAGTACCCCCAACATATTCACGATCGTCATAAGGATCTTCCGTTTTGCCCCCAATCATTGAACCCTAAAACTATGCTTCCTCCTAAACGACCGCGAGAGCAAACCAAATTAATGGCTACCCTTCATGATAAAGAAAGATACGTAATTCATTACAGAACTTTGAAGCAAGCGCTAGCACACGGATTGGTGCTCAAAAAGATTCACCGAGTCCTAAAATTTAAGCAGAGTCCTTGGTTAAAATCATACATTGTCTTGAATACAAATCTCCGAAAGGCAGCGAAAAatgaatttgagaaaaatctctTCAAGCTGATGAACAACGCTGTGTTCGGCAAGACCATGGAGAATGTGCGCAAGCGCGTTGACATTAAATTGCTTACTGAATGGGAGGGTCGTTACGGAGCAGAAGCTAGAATAAGTAGTCCCCTATTTAAGAATGCTACTATTTTTAATGAAAACTTGGTAGCTGTCGAGATGCATAGAGCGGAAATATGGTTGGATAAACCAATATACGTGGGCATGAGTATATTGGATTTGGCTAAAACCACGATCTATGATTTTCACTATGGGTATTTAGATAGAAGGTTTGGTGAGAACTTTACGACCTGCTATACAGATACCGATTGTGAGATCGTAGAGATACGGGAAAAAGATCCCTATGAAGCTGTGAAAACAGACTGCCACAAGTATTTCGATACATCTGACTATCCTAAAGACAATATGTATGGCATCCCCCAggttaataaaaaagtacttgGACTGATGAAGGATGAGAATAATGGATGCATTATGACAGACTACATAGGGCTCAGATCTAAATTATATACAACAAAAGTAGCTATCACAGATAATGATATAATGAAACTGAGGGGAAAGTTAATAGATCAGGAGTATGAGGACGATGAGATTGAAATACTTATTAAAAATTATGGTGTGACAAAGAAGGCGAAGGGGGTTAAAAAATCTGTTGTAAAGACTAAAATTACCTTCGAAGACTATGTCGAGTGTTTGGATACCTTTACAACTAAGACAGCCTCGCAGAATCTTATACGCTCTGATAAACACCACGTATATACAATTACACAAAGCAAGATTGCTCTTAGTCCCACTGACGATAAACGATATCACCTTCCGGAGTCTTATGATACGCTACCGTGGGGACACTATCTAGTTGATAATCTTAAGATGGATGTTGATTAG